In the genome of Vicia villosa cultivar HV-30 ecotype Madison, WI linkage group LG7, Vvil1.0, whole genome shotgun sequence, one region contains:
- the LOC131621099 gene encoding glucan endo-1,3-beta-glucosidase 12-like, translated as MQHFNLITILLVLLLTLLTPTNGGSIGINYGRIANNLPSAIKVVHLLKSQGLDRVKVYDTDPSVLRALSGSQIKVTVDLPNQQLFAAAKAPSFALSWVERNIVAYYPHTQIEAIAVGNEVFVDPSNTTKFLVPAMKNIYRALQKHDLHNDIKVSSPIALSALGSSYPSSSGSFRPELIQPVFKPMLDFIRETGSYLMVNVYPFFAYESNADVISLDYALFRPNPGQVDQGNNLRYTNLFDAQIDAVFAALSALKYDDVNIVVSETGWPSKGDSNEVGASVENAAAYNANLVRKILTGSGTPLRPKADLTVYLFALFNENQKPGPTSERNFGLFYPNEKKVYDVPLTVEALKNYHDNPSPVAGGASQPSPAEGGGNGGVSKSTTGNTWCVANPYADKNKLQAALDFACGEGGADCRSIQPNSTCYNPNTLVSHASFAFNSYYQKQARAGGSCYFGGTSYVVTQEPKYGDCEYPTGY; from the exons ATGCAGCACTTCAACCTCATTACGATCTTACTCGTACTTCTCCTCACTCTTCTCACTCCTACTAATGGAGGTTCCATAGGAATAAACTACGGTCGCATAGCAAACAACCTCCCCTCCGCCATCAAAGTAGTTCATCTCCTCAAATCACAAGGTCTCGACCGTGTCAAAGTCTACGACACCGACCCTTCAGTTCTCCGAGCATTATCCGGATCCCAAATCAAAGTGACCGTCGACCTCCCAAACCAACAACTCTTCGCCGCCGCAAAAGCACCCTCCTTTGCTCTCTCATGGGTCGAACGAAACATCGTAGCTTACTACCCACACACCCAAATCGAAGCCATTGCAGTCGGTAACGAAGTCTTCGTCGACCCCTCCAACACCACAAAGTTCCTCGTACCCGCCATGAAAAACATCTACAGAGCCCTCCAAAAACACGACCTCCACAACGACATTAAGGTTTCCTCCCCTATAGCACTCTCCGCACTTGGCAGCTCTTACCCTTCCTCATCCGGATCCTTCCGACCCGAGTTAATCCAACCCGTTTTCAAACCCATGCTAGACTTCATCCGCGAAACCGGTTCTTACCTTATGGTAAACGTTTACCCTTTCTTCGCTTATGAATCAAACGCTGACGTCATCTCTTTAGACTACGCTCTTTTCAGACCAAACCCGGGTCAGGTGGATCAGGGTAACAACTTAAGATACACCAACCTCTTCGACGCCCAAATCGATGCCGTTTTCGCTGCACTCTCAGCTTTGAAATACGACGATGTTAACATTGTCGTTTCGGAGACAGGCTGGCCTTCAAAAGGTGATAGCAATGAAGTGGGTGCGAGTGTAGAGAATGCAGCTGCGTACAACGCGAATCTCGTCCGTAAGATCTTGACTGGAAGTGGGACCCCTTTGAGACCCAAAGCAGATCTAACCGTTTATTTATTCGCACTTTTCAATGAAAATCAGAAACCTGGCCCCACTTCAGAGAGAAACTTCGGTCTTTTTTACCCTAATGAGAAGAAGGTTTATGATGTTCCATTAACCGTGGAGGCGCTTAAGAATTACCACGACAATCCTTCACCGGTGGCTGGTGGTGCAAGTCAGCCTTCTCCGGCGGAGGGTGGTGGTAATGGCGGTGTTTCGAAGAGTACCACCGGGAACACGTGGTGTGTTGCGAATCCTTACGCGGATAAAAATAAGCTACAGGCAGCTTTAGATTTTGCTTGCGGTGAAGGAGGTGCTGATTGCCGTTCGATTCAACCTAACTCCACGTGTTACAATCCTAATACTCTGGTTTCGCACGCTTCGTTTGCGTTCAACAGTTATTATCAAAAACAAGCACGTGCGGGTGGGAGTTGCTATTTCGGTGGTACGTCGTACGTGGTCACGCAAGAGCCTA AGTATGGTGACTGTGAATATCCTACTGGATATTAA